From Armatimonadota bacterium, the proteins below share one genomic window:
- a CDS encoding addiction module antidote protein, which translates to MPRTKTKPFDAADYLKTEEDMVAYLEAALEEDDPAAVAAALGDIARAKGMTKIARDAGLGRESLYKALSPEGNPELATVMKVVRALGLSLHARPCA; encoded by the coding sequence ATGCCTCGAACTAAGACAAAGCCGTTCGACGCGGCGGACTACCTCAAGACGGAAGAGGACATGGTCGCCTACCTCGAAGCGGCGCTCGAGGAAGACGATCCTGCCGCCGTCGCGGCCGCTCTCGGCGACATCGCTCGCGCCAAGGGGATGACCAAGATCGCACGCGACGCCGGCCTCGGACGCGAGTCCCTGTACAAGGCGCTGTCGCCGGAGGGCAATCCGGAACTCGCCACCGTGATGAAGGTCGTCCGCGCCCTCGGACTCAGTCTTCATGCTCGCCCCTGCGCGTAG